GATTGCTAACCTTATGTGACTACTCATTTGAATAAGAAATTGTCTGGACCTTATTTAAGAAAGGTATTACAGGAGTAcaaaaagatattgaaaaaggaaaattaattgaagaaattaacaagagattaatttgttatttagtaaatTCGTATCAAACTGCAGAAAACTGTAAGGTTAGGTGTCTTGATAGAATGTCGGCAGAGGAATCTTCAAATTTGCGTTTAGGACCTGATCCTAATGTCACTTATCCGATACAAGTACAATATTGTGGAAATTGTTCTCTTCCCATCGAGGTAAGGCAATCCTGAACAATTGGTATCTGAAATTTATACTGTATGACAAAAAGTTAATACTTGGATTTTTTGAAAATGTAATTCCCATTTGCATCACAGTATTGTGAATATTATCCAGAATATGAAAAGTGTAAGCAGTGGCTAGAAAGGAATTTACCAACAGAATTTGAGAAAGTTAAATTAGgtaattataatttctatattgcTATTCTAAATTGTAAGTTCTATTATCatactataaattttatttacttgtGAGCAGTAGAAGACACTACTACAGAGGCAGGTGGAggtgaagatgaaaagaaacGACAAAAACGTGGTGGTAAAGGCATGCTtaagacaaagaaaaaagaagatgtTCCAAAATTAGTGACCGTATCCAGAGCACCTAGAGGGAAAAAGAAATCTGTTACAGTTGTTACTGGTCTCAGCACTTTTGGTAATATAAAATGCTTATTCATagcaattctttttttttctaaacaAGATAGTTGCTTAgttgtaaaattaaaactttATGCATATTAATTTACAGACATAGACCTAAAAGTAGCTGCAAAGTTTTTTGGTAGTAAATTTGCATGTGGATCTAGTGTCACAGGAGACGATGAAATAGTTATACAAGGGGATGTAAAGGATGAACTATTTGAAGTAATTCCAGAGAAGTGGCCACAAGTAAGAACAATAATTGTTTTTttgaatgatattaaaaatacacaatctatgatatttaacaaatttttagatTGATGAAGATTCCATAGATGACCTGGGAGATCATAAAAGATAATGAGCCAACCAAAAGTTTATTTGCacaatgtatttaatattatatcatttccatttctgtttaatataaataaaatgtacataaagtatataaaatgtttttaagAAGTTTGTACAGTTGAAGTAGTAAAACCATGCTATCCTTCTTGTTCATCTTCATCTAAGAAATTTCCTACTACTTGAAGTAAAGAATTTACTTCATCATCAGTCAAACGGTCTTCGCTATCCTCTATAATCTAAaaaaaacatatatacataattatatgtactttcaaatattatataacttatcACACATTTTATATTACCAGTTGTATTTCAAGAGGTGTTTTAGGACACATATTTAAAAGAGTTAATTTCTCGCACTTTGTTAATTTATAAGGTTCCAATGCTTGTAGAAGTCCTCTAATTTTTTCAGGTGTTTGTCTTTTACATGGAGTCTCCTCTAAATATCTTATAGTCTGATACGTTATACTTGCTAActgattttgtttcattttttgttttttatttgattttatattttgcagAATATTTAGAACTTCATAATTGCTTAAGTAAGCTGAGCAATCCTTGAGcctaatataaaattcattctGAAAGTTTCTAATAGCTACTCACTAAAACAATTATAAATACGAAAAGATAGTTACTCACACTtccatattaaatattcaaacaataTTTAACTGTGATTCTCTCTTATATTTCCAAATTACAAGTGTATAGTAAGGTTAGGTGTTTATATTCATCGATATTCTCTAGatacaaaataatacaaaaatgtattacaatgcgttgataaatataatttgcaataataatatttataattaagaaaacaaatataatacagttttctttttactacagaagcaaaatttatttacaaaccTCCTAGTATACAGGGCGTACAATTATGAAAACAACACAGTATATGGAAAACGCAAGATTTGAATTTCGCGCTCAATAATTGTCAATGATCTCTTTATGCAATATGCAAACCCACATAATTgtctttatttaaataatgctTCGGAAAATActtagaataatttatataaaacaacaaaaataatttcataatatgataaacatattaatttttgtttttaatattccgATGGCTGCAATAAAAATTTTGGCatgtataatttcataataacatatacgaacaataagaataataaactAAGAATTCTCGGATGAAATCTGATCTGTAGAAATCAGTAGGATGTATAAAAAATCTTAATCAAAATCTTGTAGAGTTTTGAAATCGATTGAGAAGCcattaaaagaatatatatatatgtgttcaTTATAATCTCATTTACGGAATGGTAGAATGCTAAATATGCGAAAACATTAGATTATTTGATTCCAATATAAGTGTATATACGTGTGCATGACACGCGCTCAGGAACCACAGCTGACTATAGTTATATTTTAGATCTTGCAAGGCTGTATATTGGTAAGTTGTAGCCCCCATACGTTACTCGATAGTTATAAagataaaaagcaaaatatGTTAGTTATATTTACAGTGTTATTGATTAGTTACTATTATTTAACACTTTCTGACATTTAACGattgaatattacaatttaattaatgcAAGAAGACGTaaagagaaatatataatagCATTACTttgcttttataatttaattgttcataattttaacattctaaataaacgtaagataaattataattaactatttagcgacgattatcaaattttattctggaaaatattaaaaatattttatttcaattctaaatattgtttttgtttttttttattaaatgatttaatatgaaaatgatattaatcgaaatatatataaaatctaattttaGCAACTctaattgcaaaattattttcatttaaaactttacaatttcctttaaattttatagaatataaaatggaagatatatatata
This DNA window, taken from Bombus terrestris chromosome 3, iyBomTerr1.2, whole genome shotgun sequence, encodes the following:
- the LOC100644479 gene encoding density-regulated protein homolog, which gives rise to MSAEESSNLRLGPDPNVTYPIQVQYCGNCSLPIEYCEYYPEYEKCKQWLERNLPTEFEKVKLVEDTTTEAGGGEDEKKRQKRGGKGMLKTKKKEDVPKLVTVSRAPRGKKKSVTVVTGLSTFDIDLKVAAKFFGSKFACGSSVTGDDEIVIQGDVKDELFEVIPEKWPQIDEDSIDDLGDHKR
- the LOC100644597 gene encoding DNA-directed RNA polymerase III subunit RPC9, with the protein product MEVLKDCSAYLSNYEVLNILQNIKSNKKQKMKQNQLASITYQTIRYLEETPCKRQTPEKIRGLLQALEPYKLTKCEKLTLLNMCPKTPLEIQLIIEDSEDRLTDDEVNSLLQVVGNFLDEDEQEG